In Leptospira stimsonii, the following proteins share a genomic window:
- a CDS encoding LIC_11959 family protein, with amino-acid sequence MVSILFFVCISGVSAQEVHRAAATYRSSISFDEKRIADIKESLNTQSPNFPETIKLFFQELKGNYAVFYDWNGETVYYKYRMNKFDKSRARMVRKLAEGAAYEVRGRWEGMIVYQVSTIPHFKKASEVTLEDKKGRFSIPVFDLGEFRELALDEIIY; translated from the coding sequence CGTTTCGATCCTCTTTTTTGTTTGTATCTCCGGCGTTTCTGCGCAAGAAGTTCACAGAGCGGCCGCGACGTATCGAAGTTCGATTTCTTTCGATGAAAAAAGAATCGCAGACATTAAAGAATCCTTAAATACTCAGTCGCCTAACTTCCCCGAGACGATCAAGTTATTCTTTCAGGAATTGAAAGGAAACTATGCGGTCTTTTACGACTGGAACGGAGAAACCGTATATTACAAATATAGAATGAATAAATTCGACAAGTCGCGTGCCAGAATGGTTCGAAAACTAGCGGAAGGCGCGGCCTATGAAGTAAGAGGAAGATGGGAAGGTATGATCGTCTATCAGGTTTCCACAATTCCACATTTTAAAAAAGCCTCCGAAGTCACACTCGAAGACAAAAAAGGAAGATTCTCCATCCCGGTTTTTGATCTGGGAGAATTTAGAGAACTCGCTCTGGATGAAATTATCTATTAA
- a CDS encoding alpha/beta hydrolase: MAELLEKKPSTRKRRGKSGLNVSPDDIFIFPVPDYTYKFLEKVWSAFVNKLVALTFTNNQPMFNYAVFEAIQDKNLKIVSSATHFKMKEIATRIGLKDIQEFINRALPVSIQDQDNLSANFIREAIISVETKKRPEVVFSSLKDEKIHPNLRHLLSGTMNYAAGIPLFVKGNPIGMIWGIRRDRMTDEQREEVREQLSSLYDVVDFVVAREMDNKADPYIAKKNIEKADLHSYAKHLYYTRTSGQVHPVTSIIFDCHTYNCSYRLDASYIIPSSNGFSVSLKRFEPEKTNDTGKILLLIPGFFCRRSVMDKVAREMALKYGYRVFSMDMRGRSRQTLPYNGIKEGWTIDDFIQEDFPAVLNWIRESFPKEKIVVMGHSMGGMIPRYYASAYETFVAKYPQTKVPLPDPKEAISGIISVTSPNFVSVGTNIPGMNAIKTGLSLLPTKSISDFIFDLTTFSLQSTLPTVDLNKFFKFLLGLHSSLRTVSFELSTKVVNLRDFVGYRQISPPEWYFLIEDIFCEESTKVILQFIRSQLSKDHAFFSFDGSINYTELQKNFELPIYSVLGTLDKIVPVDSVEEELKALPSKNNQIVKFDQGHLGILFHMPTVREMCAGFHDWIQKLD; this comes from the coding sequence ATGGCTGAACTCTTGGAAAAAAAACCTTCTACTCGGAAGAGAAGAGGGAAAAGCGGACTTAACGTTTCTCCCGATGATATTTTTATTTTTCCGGTCCCGGATTATACCTATAAGTTTTTGGAAAAAGTTTGGTCCGCTTTTGTGAATAAGCTCGTCGCCCTGACTTTCACGAACAACCAACCGATGTTCAACTACGCAGTCTTCGAAGCGATCCAAGATAAGAATCTAAAGATCGTAAGTTCGGCGACTCACTTCAAAATGAAGGAGATCGCAACTCGGATCGGACTCAAAGACATTCAAGAATTTATTAACCGAGCCCTTCCGGTTTCGATCCAAGACCAAGACAACCTTTCCGCCAATTTTATCCGGGAAGCCATCATCTCCGTTGAAACCAAAAAACGCCCCGAAGTCGTCTTTAGCAGTTTGAAAGACGAGAAGATTCACCCGAACCTAAGACACCTTCTTTCGGGAACCATGAATTACGCCGCGGGAATTCCTCTCTTCGTCAAAGGAAATCCGATCGGTATGATCTGGGGAATTCGTCGCGACAGAATGACGGACGAACAAAGAGAAGAAGTCAGAGAACAACTCAGTTCCCTCTACGACGTCGTCGACTTCGTCGTCGCAAGAGAAATGGACAACAAAGCGGATCCTTATATCGCAAAGAAGAATATTGAAAAAGCGGACCTTCATTCTTACGCAAAACATCTCTATTATACAAGAACTTCCGGCCAGGTTCATCCGGTAACGTCGATCATCTTCGACTGTCATACATACAACTGTTCGTATCGTCTGGACGCGAGTTATATCATTCCGTCTAGCAACGGTTTTTCGGTGAGTCTCAAACGTTTCGAACCGGAAAAGACAAACGACACGGGAAAAATTCTTCTCTTAATCCCCGGTTTTTTCTGTAGAAGATCGGTGATGGACAAGGTCGCAAGAGAGATGGCCCTCAAATACGGCTATCGTGTCTTCTCGATGGACATGCGCGGTCGTTCCAGACAAACTCTTCCTTACAACGGAATCAAGGAAGGTTGGACGATCGACGACTTCATCCAAGAGGATTTTCCTGCGGTCCTAAATTGGATCCGTGAAAGTTTTCCCAAAGAGAAGATCGTCGTGATGGGACACAGTATGGGAGGAATGATTCCTCGTTACTACGCGTCCGCCTATGAAACCTTTGTCGCAAAGTATCCTCAGACCAAGGTCCCTCTTCCCGATCCGAAAGAAGCGATCTCCGGAATCATCTCGGTCACTTCTCCGAACTTCGTTTCCGTCGGAACGAACATTCCCGGGATGAACGCGATCAAAACGGGACTCAGCCTTCTTCCCACAAAATCGATTTCCGATTTTATCTTTGACCTAACCACATTCTCCCTTCAATCCACTCTTCCCACTGTGGACTTGAATAAGTTCTTTAAATTTCTCTTAGGACTCCATTCTTCCTTGAGAACGGTTTCTTTCGAACTCAGTACGAAGGTCGTAAACCTGCGAGACTTCGTTGGTTACAGACAAATCTCTCCTCCGGAATGGTACTTTCTCATCGAGGATATTTTTTGCGAAGAATCCACAAAGGTCATTCTACAATTCATCCGTTCTCAATTGAGTAAGGATCACGCTTTCTTTTCTTTCGACGGTTCGATCAATTACACCGAGCTTCAGAAAAATTTCGAACTTCCGATTTATTCCGTTTTAGGAACCTTGGACAAGATCGTTCCCGTGGATTCCGTCGAAGAAGAATTAAAAGCCCTTCCTTCCAAGAACAATCAAATCGTAAAATTCGATCAGGGACATTTGGGAATTCTTTTTCACATGCCGACGGTTCGAGAAATGTGCGCCGGCTTTCATGATTGGATTCAGAAACTGGATTAA
- a CDS encoding bifunctional nuclease family protein — protein MDLVEAKISDISLTNVGFAVFLKTKDDSDSRVVPIFIGPLETHSITSVLDGTKPPRPMTHDLMTVLLTTLNVSIVKISIEEIIDNTFYAKITLRKDEDVIILDARPSDSIALALRANAPIYLAKKVIEEAGIEMKDEEIPGESIAREKISQLPKTQLEILQESLNNALKTEDYESAARIRDQIKKLIENS, from the coding sequence ATGGATCTCGTAGAAGCAAAAATTTCAGATATTTCCCTGACAAATGTTGGGTTCGCGGTTTTTTTAAAAACGAAGGATGATTCCGATTCCAGAGTGGTTCCGATTTTTATCGGGCCCTTGGAAACACATTCCATCACTTCGGTTTTGGACGGGACCAAACCTCCGAGACCCATGACCCACGATTTGATGACCGTTCTCCTCACAACTCTGAACGTAAGCATCGTGAAAATTTCGATCGAAGAAATCATAGACAATACCTTTTACGCCAAGATCACTCTTAGAAAAGACGAGGACGTGATCATTTTGGACGCAAGACCGAGCGACTCGATCGCCCTTGCCCTTCGTGCGAATGCTCCGATCTATCTCGCAAAAAAAGTAATCGAAGAGGCTGGAATCGAAATGAAAGACGAAGAGATTCCGGGAGAATCGATCGCGAGAGAAAAGATTTCTCAGCTTCCGAAAACCCAACTCGAAATTCTTCAAGAATCCTTAAACAACGCTCTCAAGACCGAGGACTATGAAAGCGCGGCGAGAATCCGCGATCAGATCAAAAAGCTGATCGAAAATTCTTAA
- a CDS encoding phasin-related domain-containing protein yields the protein MEKLLMDILNAGIALFQNGEGRIKQSLAELDKIYQELREKGEANQSFKANQVRELLNKTVQDATEILSKGGEGRQEALAKLQENFIRLSAEVESSIPEQFKAAARTTLDELKQLLSRKQ from the coding sequence TTGGAAAAACTACTGATGGACATTCTGAACGCGGGAATCGCGTTGTTTCAAAACGGAGAAGGAAGAATCAAACAATCCTTAGCCGAACTCGATAAAATCTACCAAGAACTCAGAGAAAAGGGAGAAGCGAATCAGAGCTTCAAAGCGAACCAAGTCCGCGAACTTCTCAACAAAACGGTTCAGGACGCGACCGAGATTCTTTCCAAAGGTGGAGAAGGAAGACAAGAGGCGCTCGCAAAACTTCAGGAGAATTTTATCCGTCTTTCCGCAGAAGTCGAATCTTCCATTCCGGAACAATTCAAGGCCGCCGCAAGAACGACTCTGGACGAATTAAAACAGCTCTTGAGTAGAAAACAATAA
- a CDS encoding MFS transporter, producing MNKLSFVLFFTVFIDMMGFSVIFPIFPETLKIFLAKSGDPVLDKFTDLTRILMEASGGDWSLFVALFGGIVASLYSLLQFAFAPIWGRISDRIGRKPILVFTSLGSFFGYAVWLFSGSFSLFVFSRVITGMMGGNISVASAAMADITSEKDRAKGMGLIGAGVGLGFIAGPPIGGLFAKVDLSFFELLFPEITLTAFPASALAATFVAFLNLLMILFWFRETLKKDPEAPKQKKTHPILGVFTSKNREVVLYSLLYFIFVFAFSGFEFSINFYLSQFLNYSPSEIGFTFVYIGMIIVLIQGGVFRKLSGKVKETRLVRAGSISLLLGFALLYFVSNSYQLFIALTFLSSGSALLHPSLSTLVSLVSGKEEQGTNLGMFRSLASLGRGLAPFGFCLIYFSKGPAVSFLTSGIICFCFLLLIWKLKQPGHSHS from the coding sequence ATGAATAAACTATCCTTCGTACTTTTTTTTACAGTCTTCATCGATATGATGGGATTCTCCGTAATCTTTCCCATCTTTCCCGAAACACTCAAAATCTTTCTCGCAAAATCCGGAGACCCGGTCTTAGATAAATTCACAGATCTTACGAGAATTCTTATGGAAGCCTCCGGTGGAGATTGGTCTTTATTTGTAGCCCTCTTCGGAGGAATCGTCGCAAGTCTTTATTCTCTCTTACAATTTGCGTTTGCTCCAATCTGGGGAAGAATTTCGGATCGAATCGGAAGAAAACCGATTCTTGTTTTTACGAGTCTTGGAAGTTTTTTCGGTTACGCGGTTTGGCTTTTTTCGGGAAGTTTTTCTCTCTTCGTTTTTTCCAGAGTGATCACTGGAATGATGGGTGGAAACATTTCGGTCGCCTCCGCGGCGATGGCCGATATCACGAGCGAAAAAGATCGCGCCAAAGGAATGGGATTGATCGGAGCCGGAGTCGGCTTGGGTTTTATCGCAGGTCCGCCGATCGGAGGACTTTTTGCAAAAGTAGACTTGAGTTTTTTTGAACTCTTGTTTCCGGAAATCACTCTGACTGCATTTCCAGCATCCGCGTTAGCGGCGACATTCGTCGCATTCCTCAATCTTTTGATGATTCTTTTCTGGTTTCGAGAAACGTTAAAGAAAGATCCGGAGGCTCCGAAACAGAAGAAAACGCATCCGATATTAGGGGTCTTTACTTCTAAAAACAGGGAAGTCGTTTTGTATTCCCTTCTTTACTTTATCTTTGTTTTTGCCTTTTCGGGATTTGAATTCTCGATCAATTTTTATCTGAGTCAATTTTTGAATTACTCTCCGAGCGAGATCGGTTTTACCTTTGTTTATATCGGTATGATCATCGTTCTGATTCAGGGTGGTGTTTTCCGAAAACTTTCCGGTAAAGTAAAAGAAACCCGTCTCGTAAGAGCCGGTTCGATCTCCCTCTTGTTGGGTTTTGCACTTCTTTACTTTGTTTCCAATTCGTATCAGCTTTTTATCGCTCTTACATTTTTATCTTCGGGAAGCGCACTCCTACACCCTTCTCTTTCCACGTTAGTTTCCTTGGTTTCGGGAAAAGAAGAACAAGGAACCAACCTCGGAATGTTTCGAAGTCTTGCTTCCTTGGGAAGAGGACTCGCTCCCTTTGGATTCTGTCTGATCTACTTTAGCAAAGGACCTGCGGTCTCTTTTCTCACTTCGGGAATCATTTGTTTTTGTTTTCTTCTTCTGATTTGGAAATTAAAACAGCCGGGACATTCTCATTCTTAA